One window of Arthrobacter oryzae genomic DNA carries:
- a CDS encoding serine/threonine-protein kinase — MSTRRGPAVPPAIEGYQYVQHLGSGGFADVYLYEQDRPRRKVAVKVLLADLKTEGARRRFESEANLMAQLSTHPFIVTIYEANVTASGHSYLAMEYCSKPNLNVRLRRQRFSVDDALAVGIQVASAVETAHRAGIAHRDIKPANILVTDYNRPALTDFGISGTTDSAADDDGGMSIPWSPPESFQRLDADGVMVDVWALGATVYTLLAGHSPFAAPGGNNSPRELMSRIASAPLPALDRIDVPKSLQQVLAAAMAKQSASRYPSAHSFALALQRVQAELSLAVTRFEVLDDGPDAEHSGGDSTEDATRIRSVVSIDPRAGGDTTVARRSGGTAAAAFFPPPPSPAVPASRPAAAAGTGGDDRPAPFTPLPVEDTQLRPAEPVPLPDGGEGPQPRRHPKWLLVAAGGVLAVAAVIGLVSVNGGATTPAAPETSPGLDGPLDAVAPGSVVPAPARLSGTKEGESVTFTWENPAPAAGDTYMWRAVSVMHSGEYTSSSEARAVIVSSPDGQTCLEVVIRRSNGQATPEPAKACVP, encoded by the coding sequence TTGAGCACACGACGCGGACCCGCGGTGCCCCCGGCCATCGAGGGCTACCAGTATGTGCAGCACCTCGGCTCCGGCGGCTTCGCCGACGTTTACCTTTACGAACAGGACAGGCCGCGGCGCAAGGTCGCGGTCAAGGTTCTGCTCGCGGACCTGAAGACCGAAGGGGCGCGGCGCAGGTTCGAGTCCGAGGCCAACTTGATGGCACAGCTGTCCACGCACCCGTTCATCGTGACGATCTACGAGGCGAACGTCACGGCGTCAGGACACTCCTACCTGGCCATGGAGTACTGCTCCAAGCCCAACCTGAACGTCCGCCTGCGGCGGCAGCGCTTCAGCGTGGATGATGCCCTCGCTGTGGGCATCCAGGTGGCATCCGCTGTGGAGACCGCCCACCGGGCCGGGATCGCCCACCGGGACATTAAGCCGGCCAACATCCTGGTGACGGACTATAACCGGCCCGCCTTGACCGACTTCGGTATCTCCGGCACCACCGATTCAGCGGCGGACGACGACGGCGGAATGTCCATTCCGTGGTCCCCGCCCGAATCCTTCCAGCGCTTAGACGCCGACGGTGTGATGGTGGACGTGTGGGCGCTGGGCGCAACGGTGTACACCCTGCTGGCCGGCCATTCCCCGTTCGCCGCCCCGGGAGGCAACAACTCGCCCCGCGAACTGATGTCCCGGATTGCGTCGGCTCCCTTGCCGGCACTGGACAGGATCGATGTGCCGAAATCCCTGCAGCAGGTCCTGGCTGCCGCAATGGCCAAGCAGTCCGCGTCAAGGTACCCGTCCGCCCACTCGTTTGCCTTGGCCCTGCAACGGGTCCAGGCGGAGCTCAGCCTGGCTGTGACACGGTTTGAAGTACTCGACGACGGCCCGGATGCCGAGCATTCCGGCGGGGACTCCACCGAAGACGCAACCCGCATTCGCAGTGTTGTTTCGATCGATCCGCGTGCCGGCGGGGACACTACCGTTGCCCGGAGGTCCGGTGGGACCGCCGCTGCGGCGTTTTTCCCTCCACCGCCGAGTCCGGCTGTTCCCGCTAGCCGTCCGGCAGCGGCGGCCGGGACCGGGGGTGATGACCGTCCGGCGCCGTTCACGCCGTTGCCGGTAGAGGACACACAACTTCGGCCTGCTGAACCGGTTCCACTGCCCGACGGCGGCGAGGGCCCTCAACCCCGGCGCCACCCCAAGTGGCTGCTGGTCGCGGCCGGGGGAGTGCTGGCCGTTGCCGCCGTGATCGGTCTGGTGTCGGTCAACGGAGGCGCCACTACACCCGCCGCACCGGAGACCAGCCCCGGCCTTGACGGACCACTGGACGCGGTGGCGCCGGGCAGCGTGGTTCCCGCACCGGCCAGGCTGTCCGGAACGAAGGAAGGCGAAAGCGTGACCTTCACTTGGGAAAACCCCGCCCCCGCGGCAGGGGACACGTACATGTGGCGTGCCGTGTCGGTGATGCACTCGGGCGAGTACACAAGTTCCAGCGAGGCCCGGGCGGTCATTGTTTCCAGCCCGGACGGGCAGACCTGCCTCGAAGTGGTGATTCGCCGGAGCAACGGCCAAGCAACTCCCGAACCTGCAAAAGCCTGTGTTCCCTGA
- a CDS encoding dodecin, with amino-acid sequence MSNHTYSISEIVGTSNEGVDAAVRNGIAEAAKTLRNLDWFEVKEIRGHLENGQVADWQVTIKLGFRLER; translated from the coding sequence TTGTCGAATCACACCTACAGCATTTCTGAAATTGTCGGAACTTCAAACGAAGGCGTGGACGCTGCCGTCCGCAACGGTATCGCCGAGGCCGCGAAGACCCTCCGCAACCTGGACTGGTTCGAGGTCAAGGAAATCCGCGGCCACCTGGAAAACGGGCAGGTGGCCGACTGGCAGGTGACCATCAAACTGGGGTTCCGGCTGGAGCGCTAA